The following nucleotide sequence is from Gemmatimonadaceae bacterium.
CCAAATGACGCTTGGTTAGATGTCCCTGTATTACCTGCCGATTCCGCGCGACAGGACAAAAAACCGAAACCCCCCGCAAAGAACGACGAAAATCAGTATCACGTTTTTTACGACGCGCATGGCGTTCCATACACGTACGGCACGATCAACATGAATGCGGTCACGGCTAACGGTGATATTGCGTCGGTTACCACCACGAGCGGGTTGTCGTGGAAGATTCCCGGTCGTGTTGGCGACTCACCGATCATCGGCGCAGGGCAGTACTGCGATAATGAGATCGGAGCCGCGGGTTCAACGGGCCGCGGCGAGGCAAACATCAAGGTGTGTGGGGCATTTCTCGCCGTTGAGTACATGCGAAACGGCGACTCGCCAGAAGAAGCCTTGATGAAGGTCGTGAAGCGCGTGATCGCCATGACCGAATCCCGGCTCTTAGTAAATGGCAAACCGACCTTCCAGCTTCAGTACTACGCTGTGAACAAAAAGGGCGAGTATGCCGCTGCTTGTTGCTACGAAGGTTCGGATTTCGCGGTGTGTGATGCTAAAGGAGCGCGCGTCGAGAAATGCGCTTACCTCTACAAAGCATCAGAGCAACCGAAGGTCCCGCTTAGCGGAGTTCTCATCAAGCCGTAATTCGGCAGGCGGCGCCTCCTCCGTCGCGAAGCATCGCTCAGGTAGGTTGAGCTCCTCCAACGTCAAGCCTTGGAGGAGTCTCTTTAGGTGCGCACGCGCCACGTCCTCTGGAAACGGTTCAAGAGGACTGAGATGCCGCGGACAATACTCGCCTTCTTTTCCCGGAAAACGTCCCAGTCGAGCCATGAGTCTATTTTGGACTCAAAGCCCGCGCAGGGCAAGGTGCTCCCTGCTATGTCTACTCGCGAGCACGAATCATCACGAGCGCGTTGGCCGAAGCTCTATAACGAATTCCGCGTGTGCTTAGTCGAAGCCCGCGAG
It contains:
- a CDS encoding N(4)-(beta-N-acetylglucosaminyl)-L-asparaginase gives rise to the protein MPVSRRDFLGAGAAAAAGLALPTLANAMPRAASITVRDRSELVPNLAAGRPVIISAANGYNRDPSGKRGIEVAYQMLSGGADPLDAIVSGVQIVELDPTDNSVGLGGLPNEEGVVQLDASCMHGPTRRAGAVGAIEDIATPAAVARAVMDNTDHIFLVGAGAKKFALEMGFKEQNLLTPEARQMWLRWKAKLNPNDAWLDVPVLPADSARQDKKPKPPAKNDENQYHVFYDAHGVPYTYGTINMNAVTANGDIASVTTTSGLSWKIPGRVGDSPIIGAGQYCDNEIGAAGSTGRGEANIKVCGAFLAVEYMRNGDSPEEALMKVVKRVIAMTESRLLVNGKPTFQLQYYAVNKKGEYAAACCYEGSDFAVCDAKGARVEKCAYLYKASEQPKVPLSGVLIKP